Proteins from a single region of Streptomyces sp. TN58:
- the purE gene encoding 5-(carboxyamino)imidazole ribonucleotide mutase, translating into MSTTAAGPVIGIVMGSDSDWPVMEAAAQALDEFEIPYEVDVVSAHRMPREMIEYGEQAAGRGLKAIIAGAGGAAHLPGMLASVTPLPVIGVPVPLKYLDGMDSLMSIVQMPAGVPVATVSVAGARNAGLLAVRMLAAHDTELLARMRDFQQELNDQATEKGKRLRTKVANTESFGFGK; encoded by the coding sequence ATGAGCACCACCGCCGCAGGTCCTGTCATCGGCATCGTCATGGGGTCCGACTCGGACTGGCCCGTGATGGAGGCCGCCGCCCAGGCCCTCGACGAGTTCGAGATCCCCTACGAGGTCGACGTCGTCTCCGCCCACCGGATGCCGCGCGAGATGATCGAGTACGGGGAGCAGGCCGCCGGACGCGGCCTGAAGGCGATCATCGCGGGCGCCGGCGGAGCCGCCCACCTGCCCGGCATGCTCGCCTCGGTCACCCCGCTCCCGGTCATCGGCGTACCCGTGCCGCTGAAGTACCTCGACGGCATGGACTCCCTGATGTCGATCGTCCAGATGCCCGCCGGCGTCCCCGTCGCCACCGTCTCCGTCGCCGGAGCGCGCAACGCCGGCCTGCTGGCCGTACGGATGCTGGCCGCCCACGACACGGAGCTGCTGGCCCGGATGCGCGACTTCCAGCAGGAGCTGAACGACCAGGCCACCGAGAAGGGCAAGCGGCTGCGCACCAAGGTCGCGAACACGGAGTCCTTCGGATTCGGCAAGTGA
- a CDS encoding 5-(carboxyamino)imidazole ribonucleotide synthase, which translates to MTFPVVGMVGGGQLARMTHEAGIPLGIRFKLLSDTPQDSAAQVVSDVVIGDYRDLETLRAFARGCDVITFDHEHVPTEHLRALEADGIPVRPGPDALVHAQDKGVMRAKLDEIGAPSPRHRIVSDPDDVTAFADEVGGFPVILKTVRGGYDGKGVWFVRTPQDAEAPFKAGVPVLAEEKVDFVRELAANIVRSPHGQAVAYPVVESRQVDGVCDTVIAPAPDLPEDLAGEAQALALRIAQELGVTGHLAVELFETTDGRILVNELAMRPHNSGHWTQDGAVTSQFANHVRAVLDLPLGDPRPRATWTVMANVLGGDYPDMYAAYLHCMAHDPKLKIHMYGKDVKHGRKVGHVNTYGDDLDDVLERARHAADYLRGTVTE; encoded by the coding sequence GTGACGTTCCCGGTAGTCGGCATGGTCGGCGGCGGTCAGCTCGCCCGCATGACCCACGAGGCGGGCATCCCCCTCGGCATCAGATTCAAGCTCCTCAGTGACACACCACAGGACTCGGCGGCCCAGGTCGTGAGCGACGTCGTCATCGGCGACTATCGCGACCTGGAGACGCTGCGCGCCTTCGCGCGCGGCTGTGACGTGATCACCTTCGACCACGAGCATGTACCCACGGAGCACCTGCGGGCCCTGGAAGCGGACGGCATCCCCGTCCGCCCGGGGCCCGACGCCTTGGTACACGCCCAGGACAAGGGGGTGATGCGCGCCAAGCTCGACGAGATCGGCGCCCCCAGCCCCCGCCACCGGATCGTGAGCGATCCGGACGACGTGACCGCCTTCGCGGACGAGGTCGGCGGCTTCCCCGTCATCCTCAAGACCGTGCGCGGCGGCTACGACGGCAAGGGGGTGTGGTTCGTCCGCACCCCGCAGGACGCCGAGGCCCCCTTCAAGGCGGGCGTCCCCGTCCTCGCCGAGGAGAAGGTGGACTTCGTCCGCGAACTCGCGGCGAACATCGTCCGCTCCCCGCACGGGCAGGCCGTCGCCTACCCCGTCGTCGAATCCCGCCAGGTGGACGGGGTCTGCGACACGGTGATCGCTCCCGCCCCGGACCTCCCCGAGGACCTGGCCGGCGAGGCCCAGGCCCTCGCCCTGCGCATCGCGCAGGAACTCGGCGTGACCGGCCACCTGGCCGTGGAGCTGTTCGAGACCACCGACGGCCGGATCCTCGTCAACGAACTGGCGATGCGCCCGCACAACAGCGGCCACTGGACCCAGGACGGGGCCGTGACCTCCCAGTTCGCCAACCACGTGCGCGCGGTCCTGGACCTCCCGCTGGGCGACCCCCGCCCCCGCGCCACGTGGACCGTCATGGCGAACGTGCTGGGCGGGGACTACCCCGACATGTACGCGGCCTACCTGCACTGCATGGCCCACGACCCCAAGCTCAAGATCCACATGTACGGCAAGGACGTGAAACACGGCCGCAAGGTCGGCCACGTCAACACCTACGGCGACGACCTGGACGATGTGCTGGAGCGCGCACGCCACGCTGCCGACTACCTCAGAGGAACGGTCACCGAATGA
- a CDS encoding response regulator transcription factor yields the protein MTRVLLAEDDASISEPLARALRREGYEVEVREDGPAALDAGLQGGVDLVVLDLGLPGMDGLEVARRLRAEGHGFPILVLTARADEVDTVVGLDAGADDYVTKPFRLAELLARVRALLRRGANETAQPPATHGVRIDVESHRAWMGEEELQLTAKEFDLLRVLVRDAGRVVTRDQLMREVWDTTWWSSTKTLDMHISWLRKKLGDDAANPRYIATVRGVGFRFEKS from the coding sequence ATGACGCGTGTACTGCTCGCCGAGGACGACGCATCCATCTCGGAGCCCCTGGCCCGCGCCCTGCGCCGGGAGGGGTACGAGGTCGAGGTCCGGGAGGACGGCCCCGCCGCGCTGGACGCGGGACTGCAGGGCGGCGTCGACCTCGTCGTCCTGGACCTGGGCCTGCCGGGCATGGACGGACTCGAAGTGGCCCGCCGGCTGCGCGCCGAAGGCCACGGCTTCCCGATCCTGGTCCTCACCGCCCGCGCGGACGAGGTCGACACGGTCGTCGGCCTCGACGCCGGCGCCGACGACTACGTCACCAAGCCCTTCCGCCTGGCCGAACTCCTGGCCCGCGTCCGCGCCCTGCTCCGGCGCGGCGCCAACGAAACCGCCCAGCCCCCCGCCACCCACGGCGTCCGCATCGACGTCGAGTCGCACCGCGCCTGGATGGGCGAGGAGGAGCTCCAGCTCACCGCCAAGGAGTTCGACCTGCTGCGCGTCCTGGTACGCGACGCGGGCCGGGTCGTCACCCGCGACCAGCTCATGCGCGAGGTCTGGGACACCACCTGGTGGTCCTCCACCAAGACCCTCGACATGCACATCTCCTGGCTGCGCAAGAAGCTGGGCGACGACGCCGCCAACCCCCGCTACATCGCCACCGTCCGAGGCGTCGGCTTCCGCTTCGAGAAGAGCTAG
- a CDS encoding ATP-binding protein encodes MRRRLIQSTLAVVLVVIAVFGVSLVIVETRTITSSAQDRVESEALRLVGVVEANVLEKKPVDPAALAELLDAGHYARIAVPGQPAVEVGASIPDSVVRGTARGEQGETVVVEEARSTVTREVVRTLAVVGAVALLAVVAAVLLAVRQANRLASPLTDLAETAERLGSGDPRPRHKRYGVPELDRVADVLDASAERIGRMLTAERRLAADASHQLRTPLTALSMRLEEITVTEDLETVREEATIALTQVERLTDVVQRLLTNSRDPRTGSAVPFDLDEVVKQQIEEWRPAYRSAGRAIVRSGKQGVRAVGTPGAVSQVLATLVENALMHGGGTVALRTRVIGNQAVLEVTDEGPGVPPDLGNRIFERAISGRNSTGIGLAVARDLAEADGGRLELLQTQPPVFALFLSRTAPEPARAEKTVR; translated from the coding sequence ATGCGCCGCCGCCTCATCCAGTCCACGCTCGCCGTGGTGCTCGTCGTGATCGCCGTCTTCGGCGTCTCCCTCGTCATCGTGGAGACCCGGACCATCACCAGCAGCGCCCAGGACCGGGTCGAGTCCGAGGCGCTGCGGCTGGTGGGCGTCGTCGAGGCGAACGTCCTGGAGAAGAAGCCCGTCGACCCCGCAGCCCTCGCCGAACTGCTCGACGCCGGCCACTACGCCCGCATCGCCGTCCCCGGGCAGCCGGCCGTCGAGGTCGGCGCGTCGATCCCCGACAGCGTCGTACGCGGCACCGCACGCGGCGAGCAGGGCGAGACCGTCGTCGTGGAGGAGGCCCGCTCCACCGTGACCAGGGAGGTCGTACGGACCCTGGCCGTCGTCGGAGCGGTGGCCCTGCTGGCCGTCGTGGCCGCCGTACTCCTCGCCGTACGGCAGGCCAACCGGCTGGCCTCCCCGCTCACCGACCTCGCCGAGACCGCCGAACGGCTCGGCTCGGGCGACCCGCGGCCCCGCCACAAGCGGTACGGGGTACCCGAGCTCGACCGGGTCGCCGACGTGCTCGACGCCAGCGCCGAGCGGATCGGCCGGATGCTCACCGCCGAACGGCGCCTCGCCGCGGACGCCTCCCACCAGCTGCGCACCCCGCTCACGGCGCTGTCGATGCGCCTGGAGGAGATCACGGTCACCGAGGACCTGGAGACCGTACGGGAGGAGGCGACGATCGCCCTGACCCAGGTCGAGCGGCTGACGGACGTCGTGCAGCGGCTCCTGACGAACTCGCGGGATCCCCGTACCGGCTCCGCCGTCCCCTTCGACCTCGACGAGGTCGTCAAACAGCAGATCGAGGAGTGGCGGCCCGCCTACCGCAGCGCCGGCCGGGCCATCGTGCGCTCCGGGAAGCAGGGCGTACGGGCCGTCGGCACCCCCGGCGCGGTCTCCCAGGTACTGGCCACCCTGGTGGAGAACGCCCTGATGCACGGTGGCGGCACCGTCGCCCTGCGCACCAGGGTGATCGGCAACCAGGCGGTGCTGGAAGTCACCGACGAGGGACCGGGCGTCCCCCCGGACCTCGGCAACCGGATCTTCGAGCGTGCCATCAGCGGCCGCAACTCCACCGGGATCGGCCTCGCGGTCGCCCGGGACCTCGCCGAGGCCGACGGCGGCCGTCTGGAACTGCTCCAGACGCAGCCCCCGGTGTTCGCGCTGTTCCTCAGCCGCACGGCCCCGGAACCGGCGCGGGCCGAGAAGACCGTCCGCTGA
- a CDS encoding GtrA family protein encodes MSTQGGSVLERLRGLVREVAKFGAVGGLGVLVNLGVFNLIRHTTDLQVVRASVIATVVAITTNYLGFRYFAYRDRAQSGRTREMALFAAFSGVGLVIENGVLYTATYGFGWDGPLASNVFKFIGIGIATVFRFWSYRTWVFKALPPAAPPAAAEPAQGPPPRPERRSEPRPEPEPANK; translated from the coding sequence ATGAGCACGCAGGGCGGATCTGTCCTCGAACGTCTACGCGGCCTCGTGCGAGAGGTCGCCAAGTTCGGGGCGGTCGGCGGCCTGGGTGTCCTGGTCAACCTGGGAGTCTTCAACCTGATCCGCCACACCACCGACCTGCAGGTGGTGCGCGCGAGCGTGATAGCCACGGTGGTGGCCATCACGACGAACTACCTCGGCTTCCGCTACTTCGCCTACCGGGACCGTGCCCAGAGCGGCCGGACCCGTGAGATGGCCCTGTTCGCCGCTTTCAGCGGGGTCGGCCTGGTCATCGAGAACGGCGTGCTCTACACGGCGACCTACGGCTTCGGCTGGGACGGGCCGCTCGCGAGCAACGTGTTCAAGTTCATCGGCATCGGCATCGCCACCGTCTTCCGCTTCTGGTCGTACCGGACCTGGGTCTTCAAGGCCCTGCCGCCGGCCGCTCCGCCCGCGGCGGCCGAACCGGCGCAGGGGCCGCCGCCCCGGCCGGAGCGCCGGTCCGAGCCGCGGCCGGAGCCGGAGCCCGCGAACAAGTGA
- a CDS encoding peptide MFS transporter yields MASSLTTASPSPAHEKTVLGHPIGLATLFLTEMWERFSYYGMRALLVLYLVSGGVDAATGSQGGGLGFTAATATAIYSVYVAMVYLMAMPGGWFGDRVWGARKTVAIASFVIMAGHVALAVPGQLAFFLGLLLVAVGSGLLKANISTMVGHLYKDADDPRRDSGFTIFYIGINVGALLAPIGIGMVGELVNWHLGFALAAVGMGIGLAIFLLAGRTLSPKSSLVPNPLSAAERKAVITKVVAVLAVVAVFYGAVVAADMFTIKWALYPITIAGLIIPVAVLVRIKRDKDLSSVEQTRMSAYIWFFVAAAVFWMIYDQGGSTLSLFGDKNSERALFGWEVPTTIFQSLNPLFVVALAPVFAAAWVALARRNREPSTIVKFSVALVIVGASFFVFAIPLSQTAGNDTKVTMWWLVLIFLMHTIAELCLSPVGLSVTTKMAPQKYASQMMGVWFLAVTAGDCVTGLLGLAEVRMNGVGVILFQAFAAVAAGGAIFMYRKKVNALMGDVN; encoded by the coding sequence ATGGCTTCCAGCCTGACGACGGCCTCGCCGAGCCCCGCTCACGAGAAGACCGTCCTCGGCCACCCGATCGGCCTGGCCACGCTGTTCCTGACCGAGATGTGGGAGCGCTTCTCCTACTACGGCATGCGTGCGCTTCTCGTCCTGTACCTGGTCTCCGGCGGCGTTGACGCCGCGACCGGCAGCCAGGGCGGCGGTCTCGGCTTCACCGCCGCGACGGCCACGGCGATCTACTCCGTCTACGTGGCCATGGTCTACCTCATGGCCATGCCCGGCGGCTGGTTCGGCGACCGTGTCTGGGGCGCCCGCAAGACGGTCGCCATCGCGAGCTTCGTCATCATGGCGGGCCACGTGGCGCTGGCCGTCCCCGGCCAGCTCGCGTTCTTCCTCGGTCTGCTGCTGGTCGCGGTCGGCTCCGGTCTGCTGAAGGCCAACATCTCCACGATGGTCGGCCACCTGTACAAGGACGCGGACGACCCGCGCCGTGACAGCGGCTTCACGATCTTCTACATCGGCATCAACGTGGGTGCCCTCCTCGCCCCGATCGGCATCGGCATGGTCGGCGAGCTGGTGAACTGGCACCTCGGCTTCGCGCTGGCCGCCGTGGGCATGGGCATCGGCCTCGCGATCTTCCTGCTCGCGGGCCGCACGCTGAGCCCGAAGAGCAGCCTGGTCCCGAACCCGCTGAGCGCCGCCGAGCGCAAGGCCGTGATCACCAAGGTCGTCGCCGTCCTGGCCGTCGTCGCCGTCTTCTACGGCGCCGTGGTCGCGGCGGACATGTTCACCATCAAGTGGGCGCTGTACCCGATCACCATCGCCGGTCTGATCATCCCGGTGGCCGTCCTCGTCCGGATCAAGCGGGACAAGGACCTGTCCTCCGTCGAGCAGACCCGGATGAGTGCCTACATCTGGTTCTTCGTGGCCGCCGCCGTCTTCTGGATGATCTACGACCAGGGCGGTTCGACGCTCTCGCTGTTCGGTGACAAGAACTCCGAGCGGGCCCTGTTCGGCTGGGAAGTCCCCACCACCATCTTCCAGTCGCTGAACCCGCTCTTCGTGGTGGCCCTGGCCCCGGTCTTCGCCGCCGCGTGGGTGGCGCTGGCCCGCCGCAACCGCGAGCCCAGCACCATCGTGAAGTTCTCGGTGGCCCTGGTCATCGTCGGTGCCTCGTTCTTCGTCTTCGCCATTCCGCTGAGCCAGACCGCCGGCAACGACACCAAGGTCACCATGTGGTGGCTGGTGCTCATCTTCCTGATGCACACCATCGCCGAGCTGTGCCTCTCCCCCGTCGGCCTGTCGGTCACGACGAAGATGGCGCCGCAGAAGTACGCCTCGCAGATGATGGGCGTCTGGTTCCTGGCCGTCACCGCCGGTGACTGCGTGACCGGTCTGCTCGGTCTGGCGGAGGTCCGGATGAACGGCGTCGGCGTGATCCTCTTCCAGGCGTTCGCCGCCGTCGCCGCCGGTGGCGCGATCTTCATGTACCGCAAGAAGGTCAACGCGCTGATGGGCGACGTCAACTGA